The Candidatus Cloacimonadota bacterium genomic interval TTCGAAAATTACTCTCCAATTCATCTTCAGAATTTACAATTCTCATCCCTTTACCTCCACCACCGGCAGAAGCTTTTATCATAATCGGATAACCGATCCTATCCGCAATTGCTCCGGCTTCTTTTAGATTTTTTACTGCTCCATCAGATCCTGGTACAACCGGCACACCCGCTTTCTGCATAAATTTTTTTGCAGAAGATTTATCCCCCATCAACCGCATTGATTCCGGTTCCGGTCCGACAAATATCAAATCAAGAGCTTTACAGGCTGCAGCAAAATCTGCATTTTCCGCCAGAAAACCATAACCGGGATGAATCGAATCTGCATGGGAAGCACAAGCCGCCCCGAGAATATTTTGGTAGTACAAATAACTTTTCTTGGAGGGAGATTCCCCGATACATATTTTTTCATCCGCAATACGAGCATGCAAAGCGTTTTTATCCGCTTTGGAATAAACTGCTACGGTTTTAATCCCAAGTTCTTGAGCAGCTCGAATAATTCGCACTGCAATCTCTCCCCGATTAGCAATTAATATTTTTTTTATCATGATTAATCTTATCTTTCCTTTATTGATGTTTAATATTTTTTAATTCAGAAACAGAGAACACTACAAAACCTTGCGAATTTATGCCGTTGAATTACTTTTCTCCCAACTGGTATGGTTTCCGGATGCAGTTTAAACGGTTGGATACTTTGCAAGATTCTACCGGTTTTACCCACACTTTCGCAATGGTTGATTAATTGGCGACCATCACGCATATCCTGTGAAACACCTTTTCTTATCTATTTTGCCAGAGAATCTTCCCCGAGCTAAACCATCTGTAGAGTGCGAAAATCAACATGTTTGGATAAACATTAATCGCCGAGTCGTATTTTAAAAAGAGGTTGGTCAAATTCAACCATATTTGAGTTTGCGACCAATATTTCTTCGATTACGCCATCAACATCCGATTGTATTTCGTTCATGGCTTTCATGGCTTCCACAATGCAGAGGGTTTGATCCTTTTTAACTCTTGAACCAACTTCTACAAACGGGGCGGTTTCAGGTGAAGAAGAGCGGTAAAAAGTTCCCACGATTGGGGTTTTGATCTCATGAATATTATCGTCGTGGGTTTCTTCGTCTATTGATACTGCGCTATTTTCAATATCAGTAATTTTTTCCTGATTTTCAGTTTTGTCATTTTGCCGAGTATCTTGAGTTGAAAGTTTTTCTACAATTTCCGATTTGCTGTCTCCCAAATTTGTTTTAATTTCGAAACTCTGCCCTCTATTATTTACAGAGAGGCTCGAAATATCGTATTTTTTCATCTCTCTAAAAATTGATTGCAGATAAGAAACAGATACGACTTCTTCAATTCGTGATTCTTTCATTTATCCTCCAGGATAATTGCTTTTTTATATTTATAATATCTAAACCATTATGATGTTTCAATGTTCAAAATTATTTTACTAACCATTTTTATTGCTTCATCTATTTTATCAACATGTTTCCCGCCACCCATTGCCATATCAGGTTTTCCGCCACCTTTACCATCAACTATTTTAGCAACCTCACGGACGATTTTCCCTGCGGGATATTTATTTTTCAAATCATCTGTTACCGTGCAAATGATGGAAACTTTCCCGTTAATCACTGAAAAAAGGATACCGATTCCGCTTCTAATCTTCCTCTTTATTTGGTCTGCGGAATCTCGCATTTGTCCCGAATCATTTGCTGAAATACGTCCGGCAACAACTTTGAACCCATCAATTTTTTTTGCATTTTTGATTAGTCTATCCAACGTTTTATTTATATTTTGCAATTCAAATTTTGCCAGTTCTTTTTGCATTTTTTTGTTTTCAGATTCAATATTTTGAATTTTCTTAACTGCATCTTCGCTGCTGGAATTCAAAGCAATGAGAATATTTTCAAGAACTTCTTCTGTGGATTTTATTTGCTTATAAGCTCCTTTGCCACTAACAGCCTCAATTCGACGCACTCCCGATGCAATGGAACTTTCCGAAATAATTTTAACGAAGCCTATATCCCCGGTAGAATTGCAATGAAGCCCTCCACAAAGTTCAAGAGAAAATTTACCAATCTCTATCACTCTCACTTCCTTGTCGTATTTTTCACCAAACAGAGCCATAGCACCTTTTTTTCTTGCATTTTCCAAATCGTCGTAATACGAATTGATTTTAATGTTTTTCAGAATCTTTTGACAAACAATTTCTTCCACTTCATCCAATTCTTCTTTAGTTACGGGTTGGAAATGAGTGAAATCAAAACGCACTCTATCTGCGGAGACGTAGGAGCCTTTTTGGTGAAGATGCTTCCCAAGAACTTTTCGCAAAGCCGCATGCAAAAGATGAGTTGCGGTATGATTTCTGGAAATATCTTTTCTTTTTTCCAGATCAACTTCTGCAACGACCTCTTCATTATTTTCTTGAAATTCGCCGAATACCAGTTTGCCAAAATGATAATAAACCCCATTCTCTTTTTGAACGTCCTGAATATAAAACTCATAATTATCGTTATAAATTTTTCCGGTATCTGCGATTTGTCCACCGGATTCAGCATAAAACGGAGTTTCCTCAAGCACAATAATCACGTTGTTTTCTTCATCTTTAAAAAAATGATTGATTTGTGTAACTATTTTATCGGCACTGTAACCTACAAATTTTGTCTTTGCCTTGTTTTGTATCCCCAGATTCTTAATTTTCTCTGTTCCCATATCAAATTTTGATGATTCGCGAGTACGTTCTTTCTGCTGCTCCATCTCTATTTCAAAGCCTTTTTCATTAACATTCAGATTTCTTTCTTCTGCCATTATACGAGTAAGGTCAAGGGGGAATCCGTAGGTGTCATAAAGTTTGAAAGCATCTTTAGCGGAAATTATCGAACCCACCTCCAAACCGGAAACGATCTCGTTGAATTTTTCGATTCCGGTATCAAGGGTTATATTAAAACGTTTTTCCTCTGCTTGGATAGTCATTTTAATGTGATCTTGCTTTTCCTGTAATTCTCGAAAATGTTTTCCCATCACTTCAAGCACAACATCAAAAAGTTTGTAAAGGAATGGTTGCTTGAAATTTAGCAATCTCCCATAGCGAAATGCACGACGGAGAATTCGTCTGATTACGTAACCCCTCCCAATATTTGACGGCAACACTCCATCTGCAATGGAAAAAGACAGAGCGCGAATATGATCTGCAATAACTCTAAAAGCACGTGGATTATCGTCGTATTTCATGCCGGACAGTTCCTCGATTTTCCTGAGAATTGGCATGAAAAGATCTGTTTCATAATTTGAATATTTATTTTGAATAATTGCCACAAGACGCTCAAAGCCAGCACCGGTATCAACATGCTTTTGTGGTAAATTAATTAGCTCTCCATCTCCCAATCGGTTGTATTGAATAAAAACAAGATTCCATATTTCCACAAATCTTCCACAATCACCATTAACCTCGCAAACATGGTTATTTTCCATTATTTTTGAGCAATGTTCTACCCCTCTATCGTAATGAATTTCGGAACATGGTCCGCAAGGACCGGTATCACCCATCTCCCAAAAATTATCTTTATCGCCGAATTTTAAAATGTTTTCAGGAGAAATATCTGTTTCCGTTTGCCACAATTCAAATGCTTCCGCATCATCATAATGAACAGTAGCAAAAAGTTTTTCTTTTGGAATTTGCCAAATTTCAGTTATAAGTTCCCACGCCCATTTTATTGCTTCTTTTTTATAATAATCCCCAAACGACCAATTTCCAAGCATCTCGAAAAACGTATGATGAAAATCATCTTTGCCCACTTCCTCAAGGTCGTTATGTTTTCCGCCGGCACGCAGGCATTTCTGAGAGTTAACTGCACGCGAATATTCTCTCGTTCCTTTTCCGAGAAAAATATCTTTGAACTGGTTCATCCCTGCATTTGTGAAAAGCAAAGTTGGGTCGTTAATCGGAACTATCGGAGCGGAGCGGACAACTTCATGCCCTTTATCTTTAAAAAACTGTATAAACTGATTTCTGATTCCATTACTAGATTTCATTCAAAATCCTTTCTGATTTATGAATGCTAAATAAGATTTTTGCTGTCAAGAAATCTGAAATTGAAAATATTGACAATAATAACCGAGATTGAGGATTGTTTATACAAATTTTCATAATATTGATATTATGAAAAAAATGATAAAAAATTTGGAGAAATTATGCTGAAAAAGATTTTATTAATTTTGGTCATTGCTTTAATTACAGGAAATATTTTTGCAGAAAATAATCAAATTAACGAAAAGAAGGTAAATGTGGAAAACGAACAAACTCAAGCGGATACTATCAATATCATAATGCACACAAATAAGGGAAATATTTCCCTCGAACTGTATAGGGACAAAGCGCCGATCACAGTTGAAAATTTCATCACTTATATCAATGAGGATTTCTTTGACGGGCTGATTTTTCATCGTGTTATTTCAAACTTTATGATTCAGGGCGGTGGATTTACTCCGGAAAACGAACACAAAGAAGCCACCCACGATCCTATAAAAAATGAAGCCACAAACGGTTTGAAGAACGAGAGAGGAACAATAGCGATGGCAAGAACCGGCAGACCTCACTCCGCCACTTCTCAGTTTTTTATCAATGTAAAAGACAACGTTTTTCTCAATCATACAAATAAAGGAAATGGATACGGATATGCGGTTTTCGGTAAAGTTACAGTCGGTTTGGATGTAATTGACGTAATCAAAGACGTTCCAACCGGTGTAAATTCCGCCTTGGGAATGCAGGATTGGCCAAAAGAAGATATAATTATCCAGAACATCGAAATAGTAAAATAATTTATATTGTATCCACGGAGTGAAACTCAAAGCAAAGATCTTTCGTTTTTGCTTTCCCAAGAAAGTGCTTGGAAACGAGAATCGCTCAATTTAAGATTAAGCAAAATAAATTGAGATTTGCGATTTAAATTAACTCAAATTATCTAATTTATCCAAAGCAAAGGCATATGCTCCGAGAGAAACAGCAAAGCTGGTTCCGAGTTTGGAAACTCCGACTCCGATACGTTTTTTTGAATCATACACAATCGTTTTCTCACTAAATGGAATTTTTATTTCTTTCGGATTTCCTTTTAAAAATTGCTTCAAGTGCTCATCCGATTCGAGATTAAACACTTCTACTTCCAAACGATCGAGATTTTCACCGTTCATTTTCCGGAATTTAGAATTCATCTCACTTACCAATTTTGGCAAAAAAAGTTTGTGAGCTGCCGAAATTCCACCGCCAAGAACAACTAATCCATCGAAAAGAGTGCTAGCATTTGCCAGTGAGTCTGCGGCTGCTGTTGCCAATTCTTCAAAAGCAGTTTTGGCAGCTTCCGGGTTACCATCACGCTCTCCGATCCCTATTTCATAAATATCTTTGGAAGATATTTCGGAATTATTATCAAGTTTTGATTCGCGATGATAAACACGTTTTATACCACGAATGCTCACGCTTTCTTCTACGCTGCAATTTGGATAAAGGACATTTCGCATCCTGTTGATTTCTGCTTGAGAAGAATTATCCCCCATTAGCATTTTTCCATCCTGAACAAATCCGCCACCAAATCCCGTCCCCAAAGTTACTCCGAGCAAGTTCTTATATTTTTTCAAAGAACCGGTCATTTCCAATTTAGAATTTATGGTTGGTAATAAACCCCCAATAGCTTCACCGTAAGTAAAAAGATCAGCATCATTATTGATAAAAACAGGAATCCCGAAATGGTTTTCGAGCATTGGTCCCAAAGCAACCCCGCCGCGAAAACATGGAATATTTTCCAAATCACCGATTATACCTTTTGGTGCATCAATTGGACCGGGAAAGCCAAAACTAATAGCAGCAGGTTTATCCCTGAGTTCTTTATAAACTCCCCAAAAACCGTTTATAATTAAATGAAGCAAATCCGATAAATTTTCATATTGAGCGGAAACCGCTTTCGGTTTGATAATTTCCCGGTTGGCTTGTATTGCAGAAAAAACAAAATTTGTTCCTCCGGCATCAAGGGTCATTACAATCCTTTTATCGTTATCAAATTTCATCCATCATACCTTGTTTGTTTTTTATTTTTGTTACCATGTTTATAATTACTCAAAAAAATTGACAAGTTTTGAATGAACTTTAAAAAAACGATTTATTAATCAAATTTCCTGTAAGGAGGAAAAAATGAAAAAAATCGTTGGAATTATTCTGCTCATGGTATTCGTAGTTTCTATGTTTGGTTGCGGTGGCGGGAAAAAAATGGTAAAAGAAGATAATGTTCCCGACTGGTTTTTAAACGCTCCCTCAGATCCCGATTATCTATATGCTGCAAATTCTGCAACATCTTCTCGTATGCAGATTGCAATAGACAAAGCAAAATCAGGTGCAAGACTGGCTATTGCACAACAGTTAGAAGTAAAAGTTAAGGGATTAACTAAAAAATTTGAAGAGGAAATCGGTTCAGGCGATAATACAGAATTGAATGAATTTTTTAGCCAAACCATGAAGTCAATAACCAGCCAATCATTAAGCGGCAGCAGAATAAGTAAGAAAGAAATCGACTCCGAGAGCAGCGGACAGTATCGTGCTTATGTTTTAATGGAACTCCCTTTAAATGATTTAAAAGCGAATATTGTTAAAAGCGTGAAAAAGAACAAAAATTTGTATGAACGTTTTCGGGCATCAAAAGCATTTGATGAGATGAACAAAGAAGTAAAAGACTTTGAAAAATCACAAAAGGAATAAGGAAACTAACCTTTTTTTATCCTTATTTACAATTTCGGGAAAGCAATTTGCTTTCCCGAAATTTTTATAAAATGAAAAATTTGCTTGCAATTATATTAATATTAGCTATTTCTGCTTGTGCATCTGTAAAAAGCAATAAGATAAACAAAAAGAAGTACCCCTCTTGGCTAATCCAACCTCAAAACACGATTACAGGACTAAGTGCAAAATATTATTATGAGGACAAAAGCATTGATGTTGCTTTACAAAATGCTATTAACAAATATGGGAAATTGCAATATTGCCTTGTAAAAGGTGGTCAGACGTTCATTCAAACTCCGGCAGGAATGAGCATCGTGGATGATTCTCTCTACGTGCATATTTTTGAAAATGATAAATTTACAGACAAATTTTTTTATGAATATACTCCAGTGGATACTTTCACATCCACAGGTTTTGTAGCTGTGTGTTTTGCCGATAAAAATTCATCAAATGGACAAAAAAGCGATCTGGTCTATTTAGATGATGAATGTGAATGGGCAAAAGAACCACCACTGGATGATGAATTTATATATGCAATCGGCTATTGTGATATTCTTGGTGATGAATTACGCTCGTGGCAATATGCAGAAAATCATGCAATTTTGAGCTTGGCAAAGCAAAAAAGTATGGATAAATTTGGAGAAGAACTCGAAGCAGATGGTACCAGAATGAGTATGTCCATAGAGAACATTAACATTGAACTGCACGATATTGAAATTGTGGAAAGATGGAAGGACGAAAAGTACAATATTTATTACGTTCTTATAAGAATGAAAAAATAGTTAAATTTTAAAATCGGGGAGGTGTTATGAGAATTTTAACAGTAATTTTCACTTTGTTCTTTGTTTCATTTGGATTAAATGCTGCTTTTTTACAACTTCCTACTTCCGCGGAAATCGCAGCTTGTTCCAACATTGCAATCTTAGGTTCAGGTCCAGCAACTATTTTTTATAATCCTGCCCTTTTCTCAGAAAACACATCCTTTTCTACTTCTTTTCATACTCTTTTTTCAATATCAGGGCTCTCACATAAAAATATTTGCGGAAATTTCAATCTGAAGAAACTGAATTTTGCACTTGGATTGCAAGACTTTGGAAACGATTTATATAAAGAACAAACTGTTATTGTATCATCAAACTACAAAGTTATCCATAACCTGACGATTGGCTTATCCGCTCGATATTTAAAAAAAACGGTTACTCATTTTTCGAATAGTGCAACCATGCAATTTGACCTTGGTGCCAATGCAAAATTCGGACGATTTCAAATATTTTCATCCTTTTTGAATTTCACTTTTATGGATTTGGAAGGGGAAACACTTCCGATGGAAAATAGAACCGGCATTTGCTACAACCATTCTGAAAAATTGAAAATTGCCACAAGTGTGGTGAAAGAACTGGATTATCCGTTCTCTATTCATTTTGGCGTTTCATATAGTCCCATAAAAAGAGTGTGGCTGCTCAGTGGATTTCAAAATGAACCGGATGTTTTTTCTGCAGGTATAAAATTGAATCTGTTTCATTTCAATTTTTCTTACGGGATTAAAACGTATAAAATTTTGAACCCAACACATTATATCTC includes:
- the accB gene encoding acetyl-CoA carboxylase biotin carboxyl carrier protein, encoding MKESRIEEVVSVSYLQSIFREMKKYDISSLSVNNRGQSFEIKTNLGDSKSEIVEKLSTQDTRQNDKTENQEKITDIENSAVSIDEETHDDNIHEIKTPIVGTFYRSSSPETAPFVEVGSRVKKDQTLCIVEAMKAMNEIQSDVDGVIEEILVANSNMVEFDQPLFKIRLGD
- the alaS gene encoding alanine--tRNA ligase produces the protein MKSSNGIRNQFIQFFKDKGHEVVRSAPIVPINDPTLLFTNAGMNQFKDIFLGKGTREYSRAVNSQKCLRAGGKHNDLEEVGKDDFHHTFFEMLGNWSFGDYYKKEAIKWAWELITEIWQIPKEKLFATVHYDDAEAFELWQTETDISPENILKFGDKDNFWEMGDTGPCGPCSEIHYDRGVEHCSKIMENNHVCEVNGDCGRFVEIWNLVFIQYNRLGDGELINLPQKHVDTGAGFERLVAIIQNKYSNYETDLFMPILRKIEELSGMKYDDNPRAFRVIADHIRALSFSIADGVLPSNIGRGYVIRRILRRAFRYGRLLNFKQPFLYKLFDVVLEVMGKHFRELQEKQDHIKMTIQAEEKRFNITLDTGIEKFNEIVSGLEVGSIISAKDAFKLYDTYGFPLDLTRIMAEERNLNVNEKGFEIEMEQQKERTRESSKFDMGTEKIKNLGIQNKAKTKFVGYSADKIVTQINHFFKDEENNVIIVLEETPFYAESGGQIADTGKIYNDNYEFYIQDVQKENGVYYHFGKLVFGEFQENNEEVVAEVDLEKRKDISRNHTATHLLHAALRKVLGKHLHQKGSYVSADRVRFDFTHFQPVTKEELDEVEEIVCQKILKNIKINSYYDDLENARKKGAMALFGEKYDKEVRVIEIGKFSLELCGGLHCNSTGDIGFVKIISESSIASGVRRIEAVSGKGAYKQIKSTEEVLENILIALNSSSEDAVKKIQNIESENKKMQKELAKFELQNINKTLDRLIKNAKKIDGFKVVAGRISANDSGQMRDSADQIKRKIRSGIGILFSVINGKVSIICTVTDDLKNKYPAGKIVREVAKIVDGKGGGKPDMAMGGGKHVDKIDEAIKMVSKIILNIETS
- a CDS encoding peptidylprolyl isomerase; translated protein: MHTNKGNISLELYRDKAPITVENFITYINEDFFDGLIFHRVISNFMIQGGGFTPENEHKEATHDPIKNEATNGLKNERGTIAMARTGRPHSATSQFFINVKDNVFLNHTNKGNGYGYAVFGKVTVGLDVIDVIKDVPTGVNSALGMQDWPKEDIIIQNIEIVK
- a CDS encoding ROK family protein, encoding MKFDNDKRIVMTLDAGGTNFVFSAIQANREIIKPKAVSAQYENLSDLLHLIINGFWGVYKELRDKPAAISFGFPGPIDAPKGIIGDLENIPCFRGGVALGPMLENHFGIPVFINNDADLFTYGEAIGGLLPTINSKLEMTGSLKKYKNLLGVTLGTGFGGGFVQDGKMLMGDNSSQAEINRMRNVLYPNCSVEESVSIRGIKRVYHRESKLDNNSEISSKDIYEIGIGERDGNPEAAKTAFEELATAAADSLANASTLFDGLVVLGGGISAAHKLFLPKLVSEMNSKFRKMNGENLDRLEVEVFNLESDEHLKQFLKGNPKEIKIPFSEKTIVYDSKKRIGVGVSKLGTSFAVSLGAYAFALDKLDNLS
- a CDS encoding LPP20 family lipoprotein, which codes for MKKIVGIILLMVFVVSMFGCGGGKKMVKEDNVPDWFLNAPSDPDYLYAANSATSSRMQIAIDKAKSGARLAIAQQLEVKVKGLTKKFEEEIGSGDNTELNEFFSQTMKSITSQSLSGSRISKKEIDSESSGQYRAYVLMELPLNDLKANIVKSVKKNKNLYERFRASKAFDEMNKEVKDFEKSQKE